From one Rattus norvegicus strain BN/NHsdMcwi chromosome 7, GRCr8, whole genome shotgun sequence genomic stretch:
- the Vezt gene encoding vezatin isoform X1, whose product MTPEFDEEVVFENSPLYQYLQDLGHTDFEICSSLSPKTETCLTTEEPQTPPTRVLQKQGILLKLTETIKSWTLSSQYSKKDDLLHKLDTGFRLDALDAILQQEVLLQEDVELIELLDPSILSAGHPQQENGHLPTLCSLATPNIWDVSMLFAFISLLIMLPTWWIVSSWLVWGIILFLYLIIRVLKFWRTAKLQMTLKKYRVRLEDMAANSRAFTNLVRKSLRLIQETEVISRGFTLVSAACSFNKAAQHPSQHLIGLRKAVYRTVRANFQAARLATLYMLKNYPLNSESDNVTNYICVVPFKELGLGLSEDQISEEEARNLTDGFSLPALKVLFQLWVAQSSEFFRRLALLLSTANSPSGPLLTAALLPHRILSDVTQGLPHAHTACLDELKRSYEFFRYFETQHQSVPQRLPKTQPKWRELNNVHTAVRSLQLHLKALLNEVIILEDELEKLVCTKETQELLSEAYPVLEQRLKLIEPHVQASNSCWEEAISQVDRLLRRNTDQKGKPGVACENPHCTAAPLLRPTLHIEDRDPIPEEQELEAYVDGIDIESEFRKDSLYHVSQEDRERQKREQEESKRVLQELKSVLGFKASEAERQKWKQLLFSDHAVLKSLSPVEPVESVSNSETPMNSDTEQAHSEATEEETSKPCASDKEDTRTEYMCDGPPKGQSKDTSGDQGHLLQGAHQCESEAKPPQAAAAGATAPPTPRDSPRLSIKQRLARLQLSPEYTFTAGLAAEVAARSLSFTTMQEQTFGDEEDEDKEQLVEGGERELEEK is encoded by the exons AATTCTCCACTTTACCAGTACCTACAGGATTTGGGACACACAGATTTTGAAATATGTTCTTCTTTGTCACCAAAAACAGAAACATGCTTGACAACAGAGGAACCTCAGACGCCTCCCACCAGAGTCCTACAGAAA CAAGGCATCCTGTTGAAACTGACAGAAACCATCAAGAGTTGGACTCTTTCCTCTCAGTACAGTAAGAAAGATGACTTACTCCACAAGCTG GACACCGGGTTTCGACTGGACGCACTGGACGCCATCCTGCAACAGGAAGTCCTGCTCCAAGAGGATGTGGAGCTGATTGAGCTGCTTGATCCCAGCATCCTGTCTGCAGGGCACCCGCAACAGGAAAATGGACACCTTCCAACACTCTGCTCCCTGGCAACCCCTAACATTTG GGATGTCTCCATGCTGTTTGCCTTCATTAGTCTGCTCATCATGCTTCCCACGTGGTGGATTGTGTCTTCCTGGCTGGTATGGGGAATAATTCTATTTCTTTACTTGATCATACGAGTCTTGAAATTCTGGAGGACAGCCAAACTGCAAATGACTCTGAAAAAATACAGGGTCCGTTTGGAAGACATGGCAGCCAATAGCCGAGCCTTCACCAACCTTGTGAGAAAGTCGCTCCGTCTCATCCAAGAAACCGAAGTCATTTCCAGGGGATTTACTCT GGTCAGTGCTGCTTGCTCATTTAATAAGGCTGCACAGCATCCCAGCCAGCATCTCATCGGCCTTCGGAAAGCCGTCTACAGGACCGTACGAGCCAACTTTCAAGCCGCAAGGCTAGCTACCCTGTACATGCTGAAAAA CTACCCCCTGAACTCTGAGAGTGACAATGTCACCAACTACATCTGTGTGGTACCTTTTAAGGAGCTGGGGCTCGGACTCAGTGAAGACCAGATATCAGAAGAGGAAGCCCGGAACCTGACGGATGGCTTCAGCCTGCCAGCCTTGAAG GTTTTGTTCCAACTCTGGGTGGCACAGAGTTCAGAGTTCTTCAGACGCCTAGCTCTGCTACTTTCCACAGCAAATTCGCCTTCTGGGCCCTTACTGACTGCTGCACTCTTGCCTCATCGTATTCTCTCTGATGTGACTCAAGGTCTACCTCATGCTCACACTGCCTGCTTGGACGAGCTAAAGCGCAGCTATGAGTTCTTTCGGTACTTTGAAACTCAGCACCAGTCAGTCCCTCAGCGCTTACCCAAAACCCAGCCGAAGTGGAGAGAGCTGAACAACGTCCACACGGCAGTGCGCAGCTTACAGCTCCATCTGAAAGCGCTGCTGAATGA AGTAATAATTCTTGAAGATGAACTTGAGAAGCTCGTTTGTACTAAAGAAACCCAAGAGCTGCTGTCAGAGGCTTATCCAGTCCTAGAGCAGAGATTAAAGCTAATCGAGCCACATGTTCAGGCCAGCAACAGCTGCTGGGAAGAAGCCATCTCCCAAGTGGACAGACTGCTCCGGAGGAATACAGATCAAAAAG GCAAGCCTGGAGTAGCGTGTGAGAACCCACACTGCACCGCGGCGCCCTTGTTGCGGCCGACGCTACACATTGAGGACAGAGACCCCATCCCTGAGGAGCAG GAATTAGAAGCTTATGTGGATGGCATAGACATAGAAAGTGAGTTCCGAAAGGACAGTTTGTATCACGTGTcgcaggaagacagagagagacagaagcgtGAGCAGGAGGAGTCCAAGAGGGTGCTGCAGGAGCTAAAGtctgtgctgggatttaaagCTTCAGAGGCCGAAAGGCAGAAATGGAAGCAACTTCTGTTCAGTGACCACG CTGTGTTGAAATCCTTGTCTCCTGTAGAGCCAGTGGAATCTGTAAGTAACTCAGAGACACCCATGAATTCAGATACAGAACAGGCCCATAGCGAGGCTACAGAAGAGGAGACTAGTAAGCCCTGTGCGAGCGACAAGGAAGACACTAGGACTGAGTATATGTGTGATGGCCCTCCAAAGGGGCAGAGCAAAGACACCTCTGGAGACCAAGGCCACCTCCTCCAAGGAGCCCACCAGTGTGAGAGCGAGGCCAAGCCTCCTCAGGCTGCTGCTGCAGGGGCCACCGCCCCTCCAACTCCCAGGGACTCACCCCGGCTCTCCATTAAGCAGAGGCTGGCTCGACTCCAGTTGTCACCAGAATACACCTTCACTGCTGGCCTGGCTGCGGAAGTGGCCGCCAGGTCTCTGTCCTTTACCACCATGCAGGAACAGACTTTTGgcgacgaggaggacgaggacaaAGAACAGCTAGTTGAAGGAGGTGAAAGGGAGCtggaggaaaaataa
- the Vezt gene encoding vezatin: MTPEFDEEVVFENSPLYQYLQDLGHTDFEICSSLSPKTETCLTTEEPQTPPTRVLQKQGILLKLTETIKSWTLSSQYSKKDDLLHKLDTGFRLDALDAILQQEVLLQEDVELIELLDPSILSAGHPQQENGHLPTLCSLATPNIWDVSMLFAFISLLIMLPTWWIVSSWLVWGIILFLYLIIRVLKFWRTAKLQMTLKKYRVRLEDMAANSRAFTNLVRKSLRLIQETEVISRGFTLLLDRVSAACSFNKAAQHPSQHLIGLRKAVYRTVRANFQAARLATLYMLKNYPLNSESDNVTNYICVVPFKELGLGLSEDQISEEEARNLTDGFSLPALKVLFQLWVAQSSEFFRRLALLLSTANSPSGPLLTAALLPHRILSDVTQGLPHAHTACLDELKRSYEFFRYFETQHQSVPQRLPKTQPKWRELNNVHTAVRSLQLHLKALLNEVIILEDELEKLVCTKETQELLSEAYPVLEQRLKLIEPHVQASNSCWEEAISQVDRLLRRNTDQKGKPGVACENPHCTAAPLLRPTLHIEDRDPIPEEQELEAYVDGIDIESEFRKDSLYHVSQEDRERQKREQEESKRVLQELKSVLGFKASEAERQKWKQLLFSDHAVLKSLSPVEPVESVSNSETPMNSDTEQAHSEATEEETSKPCASDKEDTRTEYMCDGPPKGQSKDTSGDQGHLLQGAHQCESEAKPPQAAAAGATAPPTPRDSPRLSIKQRLARLQLSPEYTFTAGLAAEVAARSLSFTTMQEQTFGDEEDEDKEQLVEGGERELEEK, encoded by the exons AATTCTCCACTTTACCAGTACCTACAGGATTTGGGACACACAGATTTTGAAATATGTTCTTCTTTGTCACCAAAAACAGAAACATGCTTGACAACAGAGGAACCTCAGACGCCTCCCACCAGAGTCCTACAGAAA CAAGGCATCCTGTTGAAACTGACAGAAACCATCAAGAGTTGGACTCTTTCCTCTCAGTACAGTAAGAAAGATGACTTACTCCACAAGCTG GACACCGGGTTTCGACTGGACGCACTGGACGCCATCCTGCAACAGGAAGTCCTGCTCCAAGAGGATGTGGAGCTGATTGAGCTGCTTGATCCCAGCATCCTGTCTGCAGGGCACCCGCAACAGGAAAATGGACACCTTCCAACACTCTGCTCCCTGGCAACCCCTAACATTTG GGATGTCTCCATGCTGTTTGCCTTCATTAGTCTGCTCATCATGCTTCCCACGTGGTGGATTGTGTCTTCCTGGCTGGTATGGGGAATAATTCTATTTCTTTACTTGATCATACGAGTCTTGAAATTCTGGAGGACAGCCAAACTGCAAATGACTCTGAAAAAATACAGGGTCCGTTTGGAAGACATGGCAGCCAATAGCCGAGCCTTCACCAACCTTGTGAGAAAGTCGCTCCGTCTCATCCAAGAAACCGAAGTCATTTCCAGGGGATTTACTCT TTTGCTTGACAGGGTCAGTGCTGCTTGCTCATTTAATAAGGCTGCACAGCATCCCAGCCAGCATCTCATCGGCCTTCGGAAAGCCGTCTACAGGACCGTACGAGCCAACTTTCAAGCCGCAAGGCTAGCTACCCTGTACATGCTGAAAAA CTACCCCCTGAACTCTGAGAGTGACAATGTCACCAACTACATCTGTGTGGTACCTTTTAAGGAGCTGGGGCTCGGACTCAGTGAAGACCAGATATCAGAAGAGGAAGCCCGGAACCTGACGGATGGCTTCAGCCTGCCAGCCTTGAAG GTTTTGTTCCAACTCTGGGTGGCACAGAGTTCAGAGTTCTTCAGACGCCTAGCTCTGCTACTTTCCACAGCAAATTCGCCTTCTGGGCCCTTACTGACTGCTGCACTCTTGCCTCATCGTATTCTCTCTGATGTGACTCAAGGTCTACCTCATGCTCACACTGCCTGCTTGGACGAGCTAAAGCGCAGCTATGAGTTCTTTCGGTACTTTGAAACTCAGCACCAGTCAGTCCCTCAGCGCTTACCCAAAACCCAGCCGAAGTGGAGAGAGCTGAACAACGTCCACACGGCAGTGCGCAGCTTACAGCTCCATCTGAAAGCGCTGCTGAATGA AGTAATAATTCTTGAAGATGAACTTGAGAAGCTCGTTTGTACTAAAGAAACCCAAGAGCTGCTGTCAGAGGCTTATCCAGTCCTAGAGCAGAGATTAAAGCTAATCGAGCCACATGTTCAGGCCAGCAACAGCTGCTGGGAAGAAGCCATCTCCCAAGTGGACAGACTGCTCCGGAGGAATACAGATCAAAAAG GCAAGCCTGGAGTAGCGTGTGAGAACCCACACTGCACCGCGGCGCCCTTGTTGCGGCCGACGCTACACATTGAGGACAGAGACCCCATCCCTGAGGAGCAG GAATTAGAAGCTTATGTGGATGGCATAGACATAGAAAGTGAGTTCCGAAAGGACAGTTTGTATCACGTGTcgcaggaagacagagagagacagaagcgtGAGCAGGAGGAGTCCAAGAGGGTGCTGCAGGAGCTAAAGtctgtgctgggatttaaagCTTCAGAGGCCGAAAGGCAGAAATGGAAGCAACTTCTGTTCAGTGACCACG CTGTGTTGAAATCCTTGTCTCCTGTAGAGCCAGTGGAATCTGTAAGTAACTCAGAGACACCCATGAATTCAGATACAGAACAGGCCCATAGCGAGGCTACAGAAGAGGAGACTAGTAAGCCCTGTGCGAGCGACAAGGAAGACACTAGGACTGAGTATATGTGTGATGGCCCTCCAAAGGGGCAGAGCAAAGACACCTCTGGAGACCAAGGCCACCTCCTCCAAGGAGCCCACCAGTGTGAGAGCGAGGCCAAGCCTCCTCAGGCTGCTGCTGCAGGGGCCACCGCCCCTCCAACTCCCAGGGACTCACCCCGGCTCTCCATTAAGCAGAGGCTGGCTCGACTCCAGTTGTCACCAGAATACACCTTCACTGCTGGCCTGGCTGCGGAAGTGGCCGCCAGGTCTCTGTCCTTTACCACCATGCAGGAACAGACTTTTGgcgacgaggaggacgaggacaaAGAACAGCTAGTTGAAGGAGGTGAAAGGGAGCtggaggaaaaataa
- the Vezt gene encoding vezatin isoform X2 translates to MDTFQHSAPWQPLTFGMSPCCLPSLVCSSCFPRGGLCLPGWVRLEDMAANSRAFTNLVRKSLRLIQETEVISRGFTLLLDRVSAACSFNKAAQHPSQHLIGLRKAVYRTVRANFQAARLATLYMLKNYPLNSESDNVTNYICVVPFKELGLGLSEDQISEEEARNLTDGFSLPALKVLFQLWVAQSSEFFRRLALLLSTANSPSGPLLTAALLPHRILSDVTQGLPHAHTACLDELKRSYEFFRYFETQHQSVPQRLPKTQPKWRELNNVHTAVRSLQLHLKALLNEVIILEDELEKLVCTKETQELLSEAYPVLEQRLKLIEPHVQASNSCWEEAISQVDRLLRRNTDQKGKPGVACENPHCTAAPLLRPTLHIEDRDPIPEEQELEAYVDGIDIESEFRKDSLYHVSQEDRERQKREQEESKRVLQELKSVLGFKASEAERQKWKQLLFSDHAVLKSLSPVEPVESVSNSETPMNSDTEQAHSEATEEETSKPCASDKEDTRTEYMCDGPPKGQSKDTSGDQGHLLQGAHQCESEAKPPQAAAAGATAPPTPRDSPRLSIKQRLARLQLSPEYTFTAGLAAEVAARSLSFTTMQEQTFGDEEDEDKEQLVEGGERELEEK, encoded by the exons ATGGACACCTTCCAACACTCTGCTCCCTGGCAACCCCTAACATTTG GGATGTCTCCATGCTGTTTGCCTTCATTAGTCTGCTCATCATGCTTCCCACGTGGTGGATTGTGTCTTCCTGGCTG GGTCCGTTTGGAAGACATGGCAGCCAATAGCCGAGCCTTCACCAACCTTGTGAGAAAGTCGCTCCGTCTCATCCAAGAAACCGAAGTCATTTCCAGGGGATTTACTCT TTTGCTTGACAGGGTCAGTGCTGCTTGCTCATTTAATAAGGCTGCACAGCATCCCAGCCAGCATCTCATCGGCCTTCGGAAAGCCGTCTACAGGACCGTACGAGCCAACTTTCAAGCCGCAAGGCTAGCTACCCTGTACATGCTGAAAAA CTACCCCCTGAACTCTGAGAGTGACAATGTCACCAACTACATCTGTGTGGTACCTTTTAAGGAGCTGGGGCTCGGACTCAGTGAAGACCAGATATCAGAAGAGGAAGCCCGGAACCTGACGGATGGCTTCAGCCTGCCAGCCTTGAAG GTTTTGTTCCAACTCTGGGTGGCACAGAGTTCAGAGTTCTTCAGACGCCTAGCTCTGCTACTTTCCACAGCAAATTCGCCTTCTGGGCCCTTACTGACTGCTGCACTCTTGCCTCATCGTATTCTCTCTGATGTGACTCAAGGTCTACCTCATGCTCACACTGCCTGCTTGGACGAGCTAAAGCGCAGCTATGAGTTCTTTCGGTACTTTGAAACTCAGCACCAGTCAGTCCCTCAGCGCTTACCCAAAACCCAGCCGAAGTGGAGAGAGCTGAACAACGTCCACACGGCAGTGCGCAGCTTACAGCTCCATCTGAAAGCGCTGCTGAATGA AGTAATAATTCTTGAAGATGAACTTGAGAAGCTCGTTTGTACTAAAGAAACCCAAGAGCTGCTGTCAGAGGCTTATCCAGTCCTAGAGCAGAGATTAAAGCTAATCGAGCCACATGTTCAGGCCAGCAACAGCTGCTGGGAAGAAGCCATCTCCCAAGTGGACAGACTGCTCCGGAGGAATACAGATCAAAAAG GCAAGCCTGGAGTAGCGTGTGAGAACCCACACTGCACCGCGGCGCCCTTGTTGCGGCCGACGCTACACATTGAGGACAGAGACCCCATCCCTGAGGAGCAG GAATTAGAAGCTTATGTGGATGGCATAGACATAGAAAGTGAGTTCCGAAAGGACAGTTTGTATCACGTGTcgcaggaagacagagagagacagaagcgtGAGCAGGAGGAGTCCAAGAGGGTGCTGCAGGAGCTAAAGtctgtgctgggatttaaagCTTCAGAGGCCGAAAGGCAGAAATGGAAGCAACTTCTGTTCAGTGACCACG CTGTGTTGAAATCCTTGTCTCCTGTAGAGCCAGTGGAATCTGTAAGTAACTCAGAGACACCCATGAATTCAGATACAGAACAGGCCCATAGCGAGGCTACAGAAGAGGAGACTAGTAAGCCCTGTGCGAGCGACAAGGAAGACACTAGGACTGAGTATATGTGTGATGGCCCTCCAAAGGGGCAGAGCAAAGACACCTCTGGAGACCAAGGCCACCTCCTCCAAGGAGCCCACCAGTGTGAGAGCGAGGCCAAGCCTCCTCAGGCTGCTGCTGCAGGGGCCACCGCCCCTCCAACTCCCAGGGACTCACCCCGGCTCTCCATTAAGCAGAGGCTGGCTCGACTCCAGTTGTCACCAGAATACACCTTCACTGCTGGCCTGGCTGCGGAAGTGGCCGCCAGGTCTCTGTCCTTTACCACCATGCAGGAACAGACTTTTGgcgacgaggaggacgaggacaaAGAACAGCTAGTTGAAGGAGGTGAAAGGGAGCtggaggaaaaataa
- the Vezt gene encoding vezatin isoform X6 has product MFFFVTKNRNMLDNRGTSDASHQSPTESILLKLTETIKSWTLSSQYSKKDDLLHKLDTGFRLDALDAILQQEVLLQEDVELIELLDPSILSAGHPQQENGHLPTLCSLATPNIWDVSMLFAFISLLIMLPTWWIVSSWLVWGIILFLYLIIRVLKFWRTAKLQMTLKKYRVRLEDMAANSRAFTNLVRKSLRLIQETEVISRGFTLVSAACSFNKAAQHPSQHLIGLRKAVYRTVRANFQAARLATLYMLKNYPLNSESDNVTNYICVVPFKELGLGLSEDQISEEEARNLTDGFSLPALKVLFQLWVAQSSEFFRRLALLLSTANSPSGPLLTAALLPHRILSDVTQGLPHAHTACLDELKRSYEFFRYFETQHQSVPQRLPKTQPKWRELNNVHTAVRSLQLHLKALLNEVIILEDELEKLVCTKETQELLSEAYPVLEQRLKLIEPHVQASNSCWEEAISQVDRLLRRNTDQKGKPGVACENPHCTAAPLLRPTLHIEDRDPIPEEQELEAYVDGIDIESEFRKDSLYHVSQEDRERQKREQEESKRVLQELKSVLGFKASEAERQKWKQLLFSDHAVLKSLSPVEPVESVSNSETPMNSDTEQAHSEATEEETSKPCASDKEDTRTEYMCDGPPKGQSKDTSGDQGHLLQGAHQCESEAKPPQAAAAGATAPPTPRDSPRLSIKQRLARLQLSPEYTFTAGLAAEVAARSLSFTTMQEQTFGDEEDEDKEQLVEGGERELEEK; this is encoded by the exons ATGTTCTTCTTTGTCACCAAAAACAGAAACATGCTTGACAACAGAGGAACCTCAGACGCCTCCCACCAGAGTCCTACAGAAA GCATCCTGTTGAAACTGACAGAAACCATCAAGAGTTGGACTCTTTCCTCTCAGTACAGTAAGAAAGATGACTTACTCCACAAGCTG GACACCGGGTTTCGACTGGACGCACTGGACGCCATCCTGCAACAGGAAGTCCTGCTCCAAGAGGATGTGGAGCTGATTGAGCTGCTTGATCCCAGCATCCTGTCTGCAGGGCACCCGCAACAGGAAAATGGACACCTTCCAACACTCTGCTCCCTGGCAACCCCTAACATTTG GGATGTCTCCATGCTGTTTGCCTTCATTAGTCTGCTCATCATGCTTCCCACGTGGTGGATTGTGTCTTCCTGGCTGGTATGGGGAATAATTCTATTTCTTTACTTGATCATACGAGTCTTGAAATTCTGGAGGACAGCCAAACTGCAAATGACTCTGAAAAAATACAGGGTCCGTTTGGAAGACATGGCAGCCAATAGCCGAGCCTTCACCAACCTTGTGAGAAAGTCGCTCCGTCTCATCCAAGAAACCGAAGTCATTTCCAGGGGATTTACTCT GGTCAGTGCTGCTTGCTCATTTAATAAGGCTGCACAGCATCCCAGCCAGCATCTCATCGGCCTTCGGAAAGCCGTCTACAGGACCGTACGAGCCAACTTTCAAGCCGCAAGGCTAGCTACCCTGTACATGCTGAAAAA CTACCCCCTGAACTCTGAGAGTGACAATGTCACCAACTACATCTGTGTGGTACCTTTTAAGGAGCTGGGGCTCGGACTCAGTGAAGACCAGATATCAGAAGAGGAAGCCCGGAACCTGACGGATGGCTTCAGCCTGCCAGCCTTGAAG GTTTTGTTCCAACTCTGGGTGGCACAGAGTTCAGAGTTCTTCAGACGCCTAGCTCTGCTACTTTCCACAGCAAATTCGCCTTCTGGGCCCTTACTGACTGCTGCACTCTTGCCTCATCGTATTCTCTCTGATGTGACTCAAGGTCTACCTCATGCTCACACTGCCTGCTTGGACGAGCTAAAGCGCAGCTATGAGTTCTTTCGGTACTTTGAAACTCAGCACCAGTCAGTCCCTCAGCGCTTACCCAAAACCCAGCCGAAGTGGAGAGAGCTGAACAACGTCCACACGGCAGTGCGCAGCTTACAGCTCCATCTGAAAGCGCTGCTGAATGA AGTAATAATTCTTGAAGATGAACTTGAGAAGCTCGTTTGTACTAAAGAAACCCAAGAGCTGCTGTCAGAGGCTTATCCAGTCCTAGAGCAGAGATTAAAGCTAATCGAGCCACATGTTCAGGCCAGCAACAGCTGCTGGGAAGAAGCCATCTCCCAAGTGGACAGACTGCTCCGGAGGAATACAGATCAAAAAG GCAAGCCTGGAGTAGCGTGTGAGAACCCACACTGCACCGCGGCGCCCTTGTTGCGGCCGACGCTACACATTGAGGACAGAGACCCCATCCCTGAGGAGCAG GAATTAGAAGCTTATGTGGATGGCATAGACATAGAAAGTGAGTTCCGAAAGGACAGTTTGTATCACGTGTcgcaggaagacagagagagacagaagcgtGAGCAGGAGGAGTCCAAGAGGGTGCTGCAGGAGCTAAAGtctgtgctgggatttaaagCTTCAGAGGCCGAAAGGCAGAAATGGAAGCAACTTCTGTTCAGTGACCACG CTGTGTTGAAATCCTTGTCTCCTGTAGAGCCAGTGGAATCTGTAAGTAACTCAGAGACACCCATGAATTCAGATACAGAACAGGCCCATAGCGAGGCTACAGAAGAGGAGACTAGTAAGCCCTGTGCGAGCGACAAGGAAGACACTAGGACTGAGTATATGTGTGATGGCCCTCCAAAGGGGCAGAGCAAAGACACCTCTGGAGACCAAGGCCACCTCCTCCAAGGAGCCCACCAGTGTGAGAGCGAGGCCAAGCCTCCTCAGGCTGCTGCTGCAGGGGCCACCGCCCCTCCAACTCCCAGGGACTCACCCCGGCTCTCCATTAAGCAGAGGCTGGCTCGACTCCAGTTGTCACCAGAATACACCTTCACTGCTGGCCTGGCTGCGGAAGTGGCCGCCAGGTCTCTGTCCTTTACCACCATGCAGGAACAGACTTTTGgcgacgaggaggacgaggacaaAGAACAGCTAGTTGAAGGAGGTGAAAGGGAGCtggaggaaaaataa
- the Vezt gene encoding vezatin isoform X4, with the protein MDTFQHSAPWQPLTFGMSPCCLPSLVCSSCFPRGGLCLPGWVRLEDMAANSRAFTNLVRKSLRLIQETEVISRGFTLVSAACSFNKAAQHPSQHLIGLRKAVYRTVRANFQAARLATLYMLKNYPLNSESDNVTNYICVVPFKELGLGLSEDQISEEEARNLTDGFSLPALKVLFQLWVAQSSEFFRRLALLLSTANSPSGPLLTAALLPHRILSDVTQGLPHAHTACLDELKRSYEFFRYFETQHQSVPQRLPKTQPKWRELNNVHTAVRSLQLHLKALLNEVIILEDELEKLVCTKETQELLSEAYPVLEQRLKLIEPHVQASNSCWEEAISQVDRLLRRNTDQKGKPGVACENPHCTAAPLLRPTLHIEDRDPIPEEQELEAYVDGIDIESEFRKDSLYHVSQEDRERQKREQEESKRVLQELKSVLGFKASEAERQKWKQLLFSDHAVLKSLSPVEPVESVSNSETPMNSDTEQAHSEATEEETSKPCASDKEDTRTEYMCDGPPKGQSKDTSGDQGHLLQGAHQCESEAKPPQAAAAGATAPPTPRDSPRLSIKQRLARLQLSPEYTFTAGLAAEVAARSLSFTTMQEQTFGDEEDEDKEQLVEGGERELEEK; encoded by the exons ATGGACACCTTCCAACACTCTGCTCCCTGGCAACCCCTAACATTTG GGATGTCTCCATGCTGTTTGCCTTCATTAGTCTGCTCATCATGCTTCCCACGTGGTGGATTGTGTCTTCCTGGCTG GGTCCGTTTGGAAGACATGGCAGCCAATAGCCGAGCCTTCACCAACCTTGTGAGAAAGTCGCTCCGTCTCATCCAAGAAACCGAAGTCATTTCCAGGGGATTTACTCT GGTCAGTGCTGCTTGCTCATTTAATAAGGCTGCACAGCATCCCAGCCAGCATCTCATCGGCCTTCGGAAAGCCGTCTACAGGACCGTACGAGCCAACTTTCAAGCCGCAAGGCTAGCTACCCTGTACATGCTGAAAAA CTACCCCCTGAACTCTGAGAGTGACAATGTCACCAACTACATCTGTGTGGTACCTTTTAAGGAGCTGGGGCTCGGACTCAGTGAAGACCAGATATCAGAAGAGGAAGCCCGGAACCTGACGGATGGCTTCAGCCTGCCAGCCTTGAAG GTTTTGTTCCAACTCTGGGTGGCACAGAGTTCAGAGTTCTTCAGACGCCTAGCTCTGCTACTTTCCACAGCAAATTCGCCTTCTGGGCCCTTACTGACTGCTGCACTCTTGCCTCATCGTATTCTCTCTGATGTGACTCAAGGTCTACCTCATGCTCACACTGCCTGCTTGGACGAGCTAAAGCGCAGCTATGAGTTCTTTCGGTACTTTGAAACTCAGCACCAGTCAGTCCCTCAGCGCTTACCCAAAACCCAGCCGAAGTGGAGAGAGCTGAACAACGTCCACACGGCAGTGCGCAGCTTACAGCTCCATCTGAAAGCGCTGCTGAATGA AGTAATAATTCTTGAAGATGAACTTGAGAAGCTCGTTTGTACTAAAGAAACCCAAGAGCTGCTGTCAGAGGCTTATCCAGTCCTAGAGCAGAGATTAAAGCTAATCGAGCCACATGTTCAGGCCAGCAACAGCTGCTGGGAAGAAGCCATCTCCCAAGTGGACAGACTGCTCCGGAGGAATACAGATCAAAAAG GCAAGCCTGGAGTAGCGTGTGAGAACCCACACTGCACCGCGGCGCCCTTGTTGCGGCCGACGCTACACATTGAGGACAGAGACCCCATCCCTGAGGAGCAG GAATTAGAAGCTTATGTGGATGGCATAGACATAGAAAGTGAGTTCCGAAAGGACAGTTTGTATCACGTGTcgcaggaagacagagagagacagaagcgtGAGCAGGAGGAGTCCAAGAGGGTGCTGCAGGAGCTAAAGtctgtgctgggatttaaagCTTCAGAGGCCGAAAGGCAGAAATGGAAGCAACTTCTGTTCAGTGACCACG CTGTGTTGAAATCCTTGTCTCCTGTAGAGCCAGTGGAATCTGTAAGTAACTCAGAGACACCCATGAATTCAGATACAGAACAGGCCCATAGCGAGGCTACAGAAGAGGAGACTAGTAAGCCCTGTGCGAGCGACAAGGAAGACACTAGGACTGAGTATATGTGTGATGGCCCTCCAAAGGGGCAGAGCAAAGACACCTCTGGAGACCAAGGCCACCTCCTCCAAGGAGCCCACCAGTGTGAGAGCGAGGCCAAGCCTCCTCAGGCTGCTGCTGCAGGGGCCACCGCCCCTCCAACTCCCAGGGACTCACCCCGGCTCTCCATTAAGCAGAGGCTGGCTCGACTCCAGTTGTCACCAGAATACACCTTCACTGCTGGCCTGGCTGCGGAAGTGGCCGCCAGGTCTCTGTCCTTTACCACCATGCAGGAACAGACTTTTGgcgacgaggaggacgaggacaaAGAACAGCTAGTTGAAGGAGGTGAAAGGGAGCtggaggaaaaataa